A stretch of the Papaver somniferum cultivar HN1 chromosome 6, ASM357369v1, whole genome shotgun sequence genome encodes the following:
- the LOC113286261 gene encoding transport and Golgi organization 2 homolog → MCIVVFIWQAHPRYPLLLLLNRDEFHDRPTKPISWWEGDEIVGGKDELAGGTWLACSRKGKLGFLTNVMEPPPYPERKSRGGLIMKFLESDKSPEEFANEVIKEADEYNGFNLVLADIHSKVMVYVTNRPKAVRVSVQVVSPGIHVLSNAQLDSPWFKTERLGQNFKELLDQHSERGGEVQLKEMVKELMRDTVRAERSRLPGIRRPEYELPASAIFVECDTPMGRYGTRSTAALSVTAAGNVSIYEEYLEKETWKVQTVEYQIENVKGAKVVDSSVEPSASSLTT, encoded by the exons ATGTGTATAGTGGTTTTTATATGGCAAGCTCATCCACGCTATCCACTACTTCTCTTGTTAAACAGAGATGAATTTCATGACAG ACCTACTAAACCAATATCATGGTGGGAAGGTGATGAAATAGTAGGCGGGAAAGATGAATTGGCAGGGGGGACATGGTTAGCTTGTTCAAGAAAAGGTAAACTAGGGTTTCTTACTAATGTCATGGAACCTCCTCCATATCCTGAGAGGAAAAGCAGAGGAGGATTGATTATGAAATTTTTAGAG AGTGATAAAAGTCCTGAGGAATTTGCTAATGAAGTGATAAAGGAGGCAGATGAGTATAATGGGTTTAATCTGGTACTAGCAGACATCCATTCCAAAGTCATGGTATATGTCACCAACAGGCCTAAAGCAGTACGTGTTTCTGTTCAAGTGGTTTCACCTGGTATACATGTGCTTTCAAATGCACAATTAGACTCTCCCTGGTTTAAG ACTGAACGTTTGGGACAAAACTTCAAAGAACTACTTGACCAACATAGTGAACGCGGTGGTGAGGTTCAGTTGAAAGAGATGGTGAAAGAACTGATGAGGGACACTGTTAGAGCAGAAAGAAGTAGGTTACCTGGCATACGTCGTCCCGAATATGAACTCCCAGCAAGTGCCATATTCGTCGAATGTGATACCCCAATG GGCCGTTATGGGACTAGAAGCACTGCTGCTTTGTCTGTGACAGCAGCTGGTAATGTAAGCATTTATGAAGAGTATCTTGAGAAAGAGACATGGAAGGTACAGACAGTAGAGTATCAGATAGAGAATGTAAAAGGAGCCAAAGTAGTTGACAGCAGTGTCGAACCATCTGCCTCTTCATTGACTACTTGA
- the LOC113289606 gene encoding probable pectinesterase/pectinesterase inhibitor 51: MPRKPLKPFSSPSSSCILKKRKILLISMASFLILTIFSLILFFSLSPSSATHRHHHLKPPPSPPQQNQLALSKIELSCNATRYPEICKTSLSQSGNLPQDPKPVEIIQAAISISTQNLKTAQSMVKSIIDDSLSNPNRSAAANNCIEFLHNSEYRLTSANDVLQSGRIKDARAWMSAALLYQYDSWSALKYVNDSQLVNRTMSFMDSLMGFTSNALSMVVSYDLFGDEIASWKPPKTERDGFWENNNNSGGGGVGLSTKGGCPSDLTVDVTVCKEDGVGCKYNKIQDAVDAAPDNNGEGRFVIKIKQGRYQEIVRVPLEKKNVVFLGEGMGKTVISGSLSVQQPGLSTYNTATVGVSGDGFMARDITFENAAGGEQHQAVAFRSDSDLSVIENCEFLGNQDTVYAHSLRQFYKSCRIQGNVDFIFGNSAAIFQDSVILVCPRQRSPEKGEDNAVTAHGRTDPAQSTGFVFQNCLINGTDEYMDWYYKKPKVHKNYLGRPWKEYSRTVFLNCYFGEIVSPQGWMPWTGDFALSTLYYGEFENTGPGANISGRVGWSSQVPGNHVLAYSVQNFIQGDEWIPGST, from the exons ATGCCTAGAAAACCCTTAAAACCCTTCTCATCTCCATCCTCATCATGTATTCtgaaaaagagaaaaatcttaCTGATTTCCATGGCTTCATTTCTCATTCTCACGATTTTCTCTCTCATCCTCTTCTTTTCATTATCACCATCCTCTGCAACTCACCGCCACCATCACTTAAAACCACCACCGTCACCACCACAACAAAATCAACTAGCCCTTTCAAAGATTGAATTATCATGCAACGCTACGAGGTATCCTGAAATCTGCAAAACCAGTCTATCACAATCTGGAAACCTTCCGCAAGATCCGAAACCAGTGGAGATCATTCAAGCTGCAATTTCTATTTCAACCCAAAATCTCAAAACTGCCCAATCAATGGTTAAGAGCATAATTGATGATTCTTTGAGCAATCCGAACCGTTCAGCAGCTGCAAACAATTGTATAGAGTTCTTGCACAATTCTGAGTATAGATTAACATCAGCCAATGATGTTTTACAAAGTGGAAGAATCAAAGATGCTAGGGCCTGGATGAGTGCTGCTTTACTTTACCAATATGATAGCTGGTCCGCTCTAAAGTACGTCAACGACAGTCAATTAGTCAACAGGACAATGTCATTTATGGattcattaatgggtttcaccAGTAATGCCCTAAGTATGGTCGTTTCATACGACTTGTTTGGTGATGAAATAGCTTCATGGAAACCACCTAAAACCGAGAGAGATGGCTTTTGggagaataataataatagtggtggtggtggggtgGGTTTGAGTACAAAAGGTGGTTGCCCGTCGGATCTAACAGTAGATGTTACAGTGTGTAAAGAAGATGGAGTGGGGTGTAAATATAATAAAATTCAAGATGCTGTAGATGCTGCACCAGATAACAATGGGGAAGGGAGATTTGTGATCAAAATTAAACAAGGGAGGTACCAGGAGATTGTAAGGGTGCCACTTGAGAAGAAAAATGTTGTATTTTTAGGTGAAGGGATGGGAAAAACTGTAATTTCAGGATCTTTGAGCGTCCAACAACCGGGTCTTTCGACATACAACACAGCAACCGTCG GAGTCAGCGGGGATGGATTTATGGCTCGGGATATAACATTTGAAAATGCAGCTGGTGGAGAACAACACCAAGCAGTGGCATTTAGATCAGACAGTGATCTTTCCGTAATTGAAAACTGTGAATTCCTTGGCAATCAAGATACAGTATATGCTCATTCTTTACGCCAATTCTACAAATCATGTCGTATACAAGGCAATGTTGACTTCATTTTTGGTAATTCAGCTGCAATCTTTCAAGATTCGGTGATTTTAGTTTGTCCTCGCCAACGGTCACCAGAAAAGGGAGAAGACAATGCGGTAACTGCCCATGGCCGGACGGACCCAGCACAATCAACAGGTTTTGTTTTTCAGAATTGTTTGATCAATGGTACAGATGAATACATGGATTGGTACTATAAAAAGCCTAAGGTTCATAAGAACTACCTGGGTAGACCTTGGAAGGAATACTCTAGAACCGTTTTCTTAAATTGCTATTTTGGGGAGATTGTTTCCCCACAAGGGTGGATGCCTTGGACTGGAGATTTTGCTTTATCAACTCTGTATTATGGGGAGTTTGAAAACACTGGCCCTGGAGCTAATATTTCTGGCAGGGTTGGTTGGAGTAGTCAGGTTCCAGGAAATCATGTCCTTGCATACTCTGTTCAGAATTTTATTCAAGGTGACGAATGGATTCCAGGTTCAACATAG